In the Chitinivibrionales bacterium genome, one interval contains:
- a CDS encoding CDP-glucose 4,6-dehydratase, with product MIDKKFWHNKKVFLTGHTGFKGSWLSLWLSTLGAKVTGYSLN from the coding sequence ATGATCGATAAAAAATTCTGGCACAATAAAAAAGTGTTCCTCACCGGTCATACCGGATTTAAAGGCTCCTGGCTGAGCTTGTGGCTGTCAACGCTTGGCGCAAAGGTAACCGGCTATTCGTTAAACC